GTTTAATTAGAAAAACCTTAAGATCGCATACGGTCTTAAGGTTTTTTTCATAAATAGGAAGTATTATTGATACAATAATAGTAAAAGGATGGACAACATATGATTACGTTTGAGAAAGTTACTGTAGAAAATGAAAGCGTTGTTAAAGAAATGTTTAAATCGCATAGTTTAGGTGAGAAAAAGGTACAGTACTGTGTGAAAGTTGATGATACATATATTGGTGTAATAGATTATAGTGTACAAGAGGAACGGGCTGTTTTATCACAGCTAATTATTCATTTTGATTACCAAGGTTACGGTTATGGTACAAATACGTATTTTACATTTGAAGAAATGATGAAACAAAGAAATGTGAAAGAAATA
This DNA window, taken from Bacillus cereus ATCC 14579, encodes the following:
- a CDS encoding GNAT family N-acetyltransferase, whose amino-acid sequence is MITFEKVTVENESVVKEMFKSHSLGEKKVQYCVKVDDTYIGVIDYSVQEERAVLSQLIIHFDYQGYGYGTNTYFTFEEMMKQRNVKEIKVLKEKLTEKAKSFIESFGFTSEDEEYVKKI